The nucleotide sequence TTTTCGTATGGTATGAAGAAGGTGTATCCCCGATAATGGTATTATCATAAGGTTCATTCATTGAGGAGGAAATACCCACAATTTATTCTCCCTATTGACCTATCATCAGTGTTTTTTGCATCAGCGATTTTGCCGTGTTCATCACTTCGACGTTAGCTTGGTAGCTTCTAGAAGCAGAAATGGTATTAATCATTTCACCCACAACATCAACATTCGGCATACGTACATACCCTTTTTCATCGGCAAAAGGATGTCCCGGCTGATATTCCATGCGAAATGGAGCAGGATCATCCACCACTTCAGTGACACGAACACCACCAACTTCTTGACCAGCAGGTGCGTTTACCTGAAAAACAACCTGCTTTGCACGATAAGGTTCACCATCTGGGCCCGCAACACTGTCGGCATTTGCCATATTGCTAGCGCTTACGTTTAAACGTTGAGATTGCGCTGAAAGTGCTGAACCTGAAATATCAAAAATACTAAATAAAGACATGCTCTTTACCCTACTGTTGCAATACAGACATCATGCTTTTAACTTGTGAATTAATAAATGTCACATCAGCCTGATACTTAAGGCTATTGTCAGCAAAATTACTACGTTCCATGTCCATATCCACGGTATTACCATCCATCGCAGTTTGATGAGGCACGCGATAAAGTAAGTCCGCTTCTAAGCGATAACCGGGTTTGATCGGGATATGGCGCTCTGATGTCATCGCCAATTGCATGCCATGACTACCAGTACGTCCGTTTTCAATGGTTTTCTTCAATTCAGAAGCAAAATCAATATCACGAGCCTGAAAGCCTGGGGTATCTGCGTTTGCGATATTCGCAGCGAGAATTTCTTGGCGTTTATTGCGTATTGAGAGCGCTTCTTGTTGAAAATGAAACGTATTTTCTAATTTATCGAGCATCTTCTATCCTTGGTGGCTAAGCCACTTACCTCAGCTGATAAAACAATTTCAGTTGACAGAATAAACGCTCAAAAAAAAGATGATTGGAGGAATAGGCGTAAATTGGATTGCTATTTATGCGTTTAAGGCATGCAAAGTCGATGTACACTGTTATTGCTAAATAATGACAAACGCACAATTAGCATCAACTCTGTAAGGTGATACAAATTATGTTAGTTAGAACTCTTATCGGTCTGTTTTCTTTTTTCTTTATGGTGAATGTGAGTATCGCGAAATCACTGCCTGAAGAACTACAAGATTTCTTTGTCGCACTTCACCAACCAGGCGATAAAGTGACTGTGACAGTTTTAACGCCCGAAGATAAATGGCCAATCTGTCAAACACAAGAGATCCAACGTCATGCGGGCTCTCGTAATTGGGGACGTCTTTCAATCCCAATTCAGTGCGATAAACAACGTCGTTTTATTCAAATTGATGTTAGCGTTAATGGTGAATACTTAATCGCGAAAAAAGACATCAATCGTGATGATATTATTGAAAATTCTGCTATTAGTATGGCAACGGGCGAATTAGAAAAATTACCTTATGATGTATTACGTGATCCCGCATTAATTAAAAATGCGATCGCAATGCGACAAATATCCGCAGGAAAACCTTTAACCTCCACAATGGTTCGTCGCCCTTGGGCTATTTTGGCAGGACAAACCGTCACCGTATTTGCACAAGGCCCTCACTTTCAGATCCGTTATGAAGGTAAAGCCGTAAACAACGCGGTTGCCAACGAAACCATTCGAGTGAGAGTTAAATCAGGTCAAATTGTCACTGGCGAAGCACTTGAAAACGGCTCTGTACGCATCCCTCTTTAATGGATTAAAAAGCTGATAAGCAGAATAAGCCTATATTAAATTGCTTGTTACCCGTTTCAGTTATGGCAAGCCAAGGTAAACTCTCTTGCGCTACATTTTTCACTCTAAATAATTAAAGCTGTAGTTAGACAATAATTTAAAACATCGCATATAGATACTCTAAATAATTCAAGTTGTAGCTAGGCGACAAATGAACGAATCGCTAGGAGCATACATAAGTATGTGACTAGTGTGAGTGAATGCGGTCAACAACGCTACGGCTTGAAGTATGACGAGTAGTGTGACTAGTGCGAGTGAGTGTAGCCAACAACGCTACAGCTTAAAGTATCGACTAAGATTAAAGTTTTTGATTTCACAGCCGATATAAAGAAACAAGATGATAGGCGAAAACACATAGGTTGTTTTACAATGGCTTCATCTGACTATTAATTGATGCCTAACAAAGGATTTTCCTATGAGTATTGAACGCGCGAATCCACTGCTTCCGATTAACGCAATTGCACAACGCAACCCGAGTGAAATCACTCAGGGCTCTCGTAAATCGGGAACAACTGAACAAAAAACTGCAACAGGCGACACTTCTGTAAAACTTAGTGAAGCGCAGAAGAAACTTGTTCAACCTGGAAATAAAGACATTAACGTTGAGAAAGTTGCTCGCTTGAAAGAAGCAATTGCCAACGGAACATTAACCATGGACAGTGGTAAAATTGCGGATGCTCTTTTCCGTGAAGCTGCTGAAAGCATAACTCAATAATATTTTAATGATTATGATGGAAGAACTCCGCCAGACTTTAGATCTTCAATTATCACAGCTTAATACCATTGCAGGTATTTTACGTGCTGAACAACAGTTATTATGCGCAGGTAATATTGATATCAATGCCCTGCACGAAGTGACTGAACAGAAGAATTTTGTCTTGTCTGCTTTAGGTCATACAGACCAACAGCGTCATACGCTAAGCCAACAAGCTGGTGTAGAAAAACCTTATACAGGGTTGCCGTTCTTATCTGATTTATGGACACAGATAATAGACATCACGGCGGAGTTAAGATATCTAAATCAACATAACGGATTACTACTCGATCAACACATCTCTCGTAATAGTGATGCTATCCGTTTTTTGCAGAAGAACCACAGCCCAACCCTTTATGGTTCTGATGGGCAAGCACAGCGTTCAACACTGGCTGGGCGTAAAATTCAGGTTTAGGTTTTTTCGATAATTATCAGAATTCACACGAAACGCTATCAATATTGATAGCGTTTTGCTTTGCCAATAAAACACCACTCACTTTAAGCTGCCAGCAGATCACACTAGCACTGTTATCTATTATCCTTTCGTGGCACATCATTTTTTTCGCTAAGCTATCTATTTATTGATGCACCGACTTCTCTCCCTTTACTGTGAAGAAAAAGCTAACACCATGTTCTAACCCTTTGCACTCTTCAGTTTTATCAACCATTACAAACACAAAAAAGACCACTTAATAAAGTGGTCTTAAATTTAGATAATGACATATTAGGGAGAATGATTAATGAGGTTGTCCACCAATCATTGATGTCATACGAATACGACGACCTTCACTGACTTCCATATTCGACAATACAGCTAATTGTGGCAGGCTACGGCGTAAGAAACGTGACAATAATGAACGTAACGCATGATTGACTAATAATACAGGAGCTCCACCAGACATCTCTTGGTGACGTACCGCATCCGCTGCTTGTTGTTCAATATTTTCAGCTAATCCTGGCTCTAAACCGCCGCCACTTTGCATTGCTTGAACAAGGATACGCTCTAAGCTTGCATCTAACCCAATGACTTGGATTTCATCTTGATCGCCAAACCAGTGTTGTGTAATCGCACGGCGAAGTGCAACACGAACAACCGCCGTTAATTCAGCCGGATCTTTCTGTTCTGGTGCATGCTCTGCTAAGGCTTCTAATATGGTTCTCATATCACGAATAGGCACTTGTTCAGACAGCAGGTTTTGCAATACTTTGTGCAATACAGTGAGTGAAAGCATATCTGGGATCATATTTTCTGTCATTTTAGGGAGCTCTTTACTCACCCTATCAAACAGCATTTGTGCTTCTTGACGACCAAATAATTCCGATGCATATTTCGTTAATACATGGTTAAAGTGCGTTGCAATAACAGTACTTGCAGCAACAACGGTATAGCCCTGAACCTGAGCTTGCTCTCTTAAGCTGTCATCAATCCAAACAGCAGGTAAACCAAATGCAGGCTCTTGAGTAATATCGCCCTCTAAAGAGCCAACGGCATTACCCGGATTGATTGCTAACCAACGACCTGGATGCGCTTCACCGTGACCAATTTCAACCCCTTTCATTAGAATGCGATAAGAAGAAGGCCTTAATTCCATATTGTCTCGGATATGAACAACAGGAGGAAGATATCCCGTTTCCTGAGCAAACTTTTTACGAATACCACTAATTCGGCCTAACAGCTCACCATTTTGGCGACTATCTACCATTGGAATTAAGCGATACCCTACTTCCATCGCTAATGGATCTTCAAGTTGTACATCTTCCCATGAAGCTTCAACAACACGATTTTGTTTTTCAACTTCTTCCATCTCTTTTTGTTGTTGCACTTCAGGATTAGCGTTACGACGTAAGATATACCAACCTAATCCACCTAATGCTGCGGTGAAGAAAAGGAAAACAAAGTTAGGCATTCCTGGCACTAAACCTAACAGACCTAGCACACCCGCGGTTAACATTAGAACGCGAGGATTGTCAAACAGTTGGGTAACCATCTGTTGCCCAACATCTTCATCTGTGGCAACACGAGTAACGATAACACCCGCTGCTGTTGAGATAATCAATGCAGGAATTTGAGCAACCAGACCATCACCAATGGTTAAAAGAGTATAAGTCGTTGCCGCATCGTTTAATGCCATCCCGTGTTGAGCGACACCGACAATAAGACCACCCACCACGTTAATCACAAGGATCATTAAGCCTGCGATGGCATCACCACGAACGAACTTACTCGCACCATCCATTGAACCGTAAAAGTCGGATTCCAATGAAACTTCTTTACGGCGTTTTTTTGCTTCGTCTTCGTTGATAATGCCTGCATTCAGGTCAGCATCGATTGCCATCTGTTTACCCGGCATTCCATCTAGCACAAAACGCGCACCTACTTCAGCAATACGTCCCGCACCCTTAGTGATAACCATAAAGTTAATCAAAACAAGGATGATAAAGACTACAATACCGATAGCAAAGTTACCGCCAACAAGGAAATGGCCAAAGGCCTCAACAACGCGTCCCGCAGCATCTGGCCCTGTATGCCCTTCCATTAAGATGATACGTGTTGAAGCTACGTTTAGTGATAAACGTAACAACGTAGTAAACAGCAAAATAGTAGGGAAAGCAGCAAAGTCCAAAGTACGTCGAGTGAACATTGCGACCAACAGCACCATGATGGAAAGTGCGATGTTAAAGGTAAATAATAAATCCAATAGAAAAGGTGGCAATGGCAATACCATCATTGACAGTATCAACAAGATAAGCACTGGCCCTGCCAGTATCTGCCACTGAGAACTTTTCCAATTTCCCGGCAAGCGGAGTAATGAGGCCAAATTAGCCATGACGATTATCTTCTCCAGCAAAGTCCAGTGCGGGAGGCACTGGCAAGTTCATAGGTTGTTTAGGTTTTAAACCACCTTCGGTTTTCCATCGTTTCAGTTGATAAACCCATGCAAGCACCTCGGCAACCGCAGCATAAAGGGTTGAAGGTATTGCATGACCTATTTCACTGTGACGATATAACGCCCTAGCAAGCGGTGGCGCTTCTAGAAGCGGAATTCGATTTTCTGCACCAATCTCTTTGATTTTTAACGCAATAGCCCCTGCACCTTTTGCTAAAACTTTAGGTGCCGTCATTTTGTCGTTATATTGCAGTGCAACAGCATAGTGTGTTGGGTTCGTAACAATAACGTCTGCTTTCGGTACATCCGCCATCATTCGGCGACGAGACATCGCATGTTGTTGCTGACGGATACGCGCTTTAAGTTGAGGATCACCCTCTTGTTGCTTAAATTCATCTTTAATTTCTTGGCGCGTCATACGTAGCTTTTTCAAATGGCTACGAATTTGGAAAATAATGTCAAAAGCCACCATCGGGATCAGCATAAAAACCGTGATATAAACGGCAAAAATC is from Proteus columbae and encodes:
- the flgA gene encoding flagellar basal body P-ring formation chaperone FlgA produces the protein MLVRTLIGLFSFFFMVNVSIAKSLPEELQDFFVALHQPGDKVTVTVLTPEDKWPICQTQEIQRHAGSRNWGRLSIPIQCDKQRRFIQIDVSVNGEYLIAKKDINRDDIIENSAISMATGELEKLPYDVLRDPALIKNAIAMRQISAGKPLTSTMVRRPWAILAGQTVTVFAQGPHFQIRYEGKAVNNAVANETIRVRVKSGQIVTGEALENGSVRIPL
- the flhB gene encoding flagellar biosynthesis protein FlhB — its product is MAEDSDLEKTEEPTPHKREKAKKDGQIVRSKELSSVLMILGGVSLLWMSGGFITRGLHAMLTEGFTFNHHLIGNENLLIPRFGSLIKQAVFALSPVFLGLVLVAIGGSALLGGINFSSKSIKFDPKKWNPISGLKRMFSMNALAELFKAILKSTFVGIAATVFLWHNWNDILHLITLPPLSALANAMQLLIFAVYITVFMLIPMVAFDIIFQIRSHLKKLRMTRQEIKDEFKQQEGDPQLKARIRQQQHAMSRRRMMADVPKADVIVTNPTHYAVALQYNDKMTAPKVLAKGAGAIALKIKEIGAENRIPLLEAPPLARALYRHSEIGHAIPSTLYAAVAEVLAWVYQLKRWKTEGGLKPKQPMNLPVPPALDFAGEDNRHG
- the flhA gene encoding flagellar biosynthesis protein FlhA, yielding MANLASLLRLPGNWKSSQWQILAGPVLILLILSMMVLPLPPFLLDLLFTFNIALSIMVLLVAMFTRRTLDFAAFPTILLFTTLLRLSLNVASTRIILMEGHTGPDAAGRVVEAFGHFLVGGNFAIGIVVFIILVLINFMVITKGAGRIAEVGARFVLDGMPGKQMAIDADLNAGIINEDEAKKRRKEVSLESDFYGSMDGASKFVRGDAIAGLMILVINVVGGLIVGVAQHGMALNDAATTYTLLTIGDGLVAQIPALIISTAAGVIVTRVATDEDVGQQMVTQLFDNPRVLMLTAGVLGLLGLVPGMPNFVFLFFTAALGGLGWYILRRNANPEVQQQKEMEEVEKQNRVVEASWEDVQLEDPLAMEVGYRLIPMVDSRQNGELLGRISGIRKKFAQETGYLPPVVHIRDNMELRPSSYRILMKGVEIGHGEAHPGRWLAINPGNAVGSLEGDITQEPAFGLPAVWIDDSLREQAQVQGYTVVAASTVIATHFNHVLTKYASELFGRQEAQMLFDRVSKELPKMTENMIPDMLSLTVLHKVLQNLLSEQVPIRDMRTILEALAEHAPEQKDPAELTAVVRVALRRAITQHWFGDQDEIQVIGLDASLERILVQAMQSGGGLEPGLAENIEQQAADAVRHQEMSGGAPVLLVNHALRSLLSRFLRRSLPQLAVLSNMEVSEGRRIRMTSMIGGQPH
- the flgC gene encoding flagellar basal body rod protein FlgC, translated to MSLFSIFDISGSALSAQSQRLNVSASNMANADSVAGPDGEPYRAKQVVFQVNAPAGQEVGGVRVTEVVDDPAPFRMEYQPGHPFADEKGYVRMPNVDVVGEMINTISASRSYQANVEVMNTAKSLMQKTLMIGQ
- the flgB gene encoding flagellar basal body rod protein FlgB; the encoded protein is MLDKLENTFHFQQEALSIRNKRQEILAANIANADTPGFQARDIDFASELKKTIENGRTGSHGMQLAMTSERHIPIKPGYRLEADLLYRVPHQTAMDGNTVDMDMERSNFADNSLKYQADVTFINSQVKSMMSVLQQ
- the flgM gene encoding flagellar biosynthesis anti-sigma factor FlgM; this encodes MSIERANPLLPINAIAQRNPSEITQGSRKSGTTEQKTATGDTSVKLSEAQKKLVQPGNKDINVEKVARLKEAIANGTLTMDSGKIADALFREAAESITQ
- a CDS encoding flagella synthesis protein FlgN; translated protein: MMEELRQTLDLQLSQLNTIAGILRAEQQLLCAGNIDINALHEVTEQKNFVLSALGHTDQQRHTLSQQAGVEKPYTGLPFLSDLWTQIIDITAELRYLNQHNGLLLDQHISRNSDAIRFLQKNHSPTLYGSDGQAQRSTLAGRKIQV